The proteins below are encoded in one region of Callospermophilus lateralis isolate mCalLat2 chromosome 9, mCalLat2.hap1, whole genome shotgun sequence:
- the Gca gene encoding grancalcin isoform X1: MAYPGYGGGFGNFSGQMPGMQVPGTGPNMFPGGYSGYPAYSDNYSSADDAMWNYFTAVAGQDGEVDAEELQKCLTQSGISGTYSPFSLETCRIMIALLDRDYTGKMGFNEFKELWAALNAWKQNFMTIDQDRSGTVEHHELSQAIAIMGYRLSPQTLTAIAKRYSKNGRIFFDDYVACCVKLRALTDFFRRRDHLQQGCVNLIYEDFLQGTMVI, from the exons ATGGCCTACCCGGGATATGGAGGAGGG TTTGGAAATTTTAGTGGTCAGATGCCAGGAATGCAAGTGCCAGGAACAGGTCCAAACATGTTCCCTGGTGGTTACTCTGGGTACCCAGCATATTCAGACAATTATTCTTCAGCTGATGATGCTATGTGGAATTATTTCACTGCTGTTGCTGGACAG GATGGTGAAGTGGATGCTGAGGAACTTCAGAAATGTTTGACACAGTCTGGAATCAGTGGAACTTATTCTC CCTTCAGTTTGGAAACCTGCAGAATTATGATTGCCTTGTTGGAT AGAGATTACACAGGAAAAATGGGGTTTAATGAATTCAAGGAGCTTTGGGCAGCTCTAAATGCCTGGAAACAGAACTTCATGACCATTGATCAAGACCGAAGTGGCACAGTAGAGCATCATGAGCTGAGTCAAGCCATTGCTATTATGG GCTATAGGCTGAGTCCTCAAACGTTAACTGCTATTGCTAAACGTTATAGTAAGAATGGCAGAATTTTCTTTGATGATTATGTTGCTTGCTGTGTGAAGCTTCGAGCATTGACAG ATTTCTTTAGGAGAAGAGATCATTTGCAACAAGGGTGTGTGAACTTAATTTATGAGGAC TTTTTGCAGGGGACCATGGTAATTTGA
- the Gca gene encoding grancalcin isoform X2: MPGMQVPGTGPNMFPGGYSGYPAYSDNYSSADDAMWNYFTAVAGQDGEVDAEELQKCLTQSGISGTYSPFSLETCRIMIALLDRDYTGKMGFNEFKELWAALNAWKQNFMTIDQDRSGTVEHHELSQAIAIMGYRLSPQTLTAIAKRYSKNGRIFFDDYVACCVKLRALTDFFRRRDHLQQGCVNLIYEDFLQGTMVI, encoded by the exons ATGCCAGGAATGCAAGTGCCAGGAACAGGTCCAAACATGTTCCCTGGTGGTTACTCTGGGTACCCAGCATATTCAGACAATTATTCTTCAGCTGATGATGCTATGTGGAATTATTTCACTGCTGTTGCTGGACAG GATGGTGAAGTGGATGCTGAGGAACTTCAGAAATGTTTGACACAGTCTGGAATCAGTGGAACTTATTCTC CCTTCAGTTTGGAAACCTGCAGAATTATGATTGCCTTGTTGGAT AGAGATTACACAGGAAAAATGGGGTTTAATGAATTCAAGGAGCTTTGGGCAGCTCTAAATGCCTGGAAACAGAACTTCATGACCATTGATCAAGACCGAAGTGGCACAGTAGAGCATCATGAGCTGAGTCAAGCCATTGCTATTATGG GCTATAGGCTGAGTCCTCAAACGTTAACTGCTATTGCTAAACGTTATAGTAAGAATGGCAGAATTTTCTTTGATGATTATGTTGCTTGCTGTGTGAAGCTTCGAGCATTGACAG ATTTCTTTAGGAGAAGAGATCATTTGCAACAAGGGTGTGTGAACTTAATTTATGAGGAC TTTTTGCAGGGGACCATGGTAATTTGA
- the Gca gene encoding grancalcin isoform X3 codes for MAYPGYGGGFGNFSGQMPGMQVPGTGPNMFPGGYSGYPAYSDNYSSADDAMWNYFTAVAGQDGEVDAEELQKCLTQSGISGTYSPFSLETCRIMIALLDRDYTGKMGFNEFKELWAALNAWKQNFMTIDQDRSGTVEHHELSQAIAIMDFFRRRDHLQQGCVNLIYEDFLQGTMVI; via the exons ATGGCCTACCCGGGATATGGAGGAGGG TTTGGAAATTTTAGTGGTCAGATGCCAGGAATGCAAGTGCCAGGAACAGGTCCAAACATGTTCCCTGGTGGTTACTCTGGGTACCCAGCATATTCAGACAATTATTCTTCAGCTGATGATGCTATGTGGAATTATTTCACTGCTGTTGCTGGACAG GATGGTGAAGTGGATGCTGAGGAACTTCAGAAATGTTTGACACAGTCTGGAATCAGTGGAACTTATTCTC CCTTCAGTTTGGAAACCTGCAGAATTATGATTGCCTTGTTGGAT AGAGATTACACAGGAAAAATGGGGTTTAATGAATTCAAGGAGCTTTGGGCAGCTCTAAATGCCTGGAAACAGAACTTCATGACCATTGATCAAGACCGAAGTGGCACAGTAGAGCATCATGAGCTGAGTCAAGCCATTGCTATTATGG ATTTCTTTAGGAGAAGAGATCATTTGCAACAAGGGTGTGTGAACTTAATTTATGAGGAC TTTTTGCAGGGGACCATGGTAATTTGA